The Pantoea eucalypti sequence CGTGCGCAGACCCCGGCTTGCCATGTAAGCGGTATCGGCATCGGCCATCTGGCCCATGAGATAGGAGTTCTCGCGCAGCTGATCGATGCAGCGCGCATTAGCGACTGCGGTGCCAATCATCGCATCGCTGTGACCAATCAGATATTTGGTGCCGGCCTGAATGGAAATATCGATACCGTGCGCCAGCGCATTAAACAGAATACCGGCCGCCCAGGTGTTGTCGATCATGATGATCGCCTCGGGCGCTTTGGCGCGTACATCCGCCACAATCGCTGGGATATCCTGAACTTCCATGGTGATAGACGCGGGAGATTCCAGGAAAACAATCCGGGTATTCGACTGAACCAGCTCACCGATTTCGCTGCCGATACAGTGATCGAACCAGCCTGTAGAAACCTGCAGCTTAGCCAGAATTTTCGTACAGAAGTCCTGCGTCGGTTCATAGACCGCGCCACTCATCAGCACGTGGTCACCCGCTTCAACAAATGCCAGAATCGCATTGGCCACGGCAGCCGCGCCGCAAGGGTAGAGCACGCAGCCTGCACCGCCTTCCAGCTCGGTCATCGCATCCTGCAGCGCAAAGTGCGTCAGGGTGCCACGACGGCCATAAAAGAGTTCACCTTTTGCCCGACCGGCGGTGGCGCGTTTTTTCTCCGCGACGGTATCAAAAACCAGTGAGGAGGCCCGTTGAATCACGCTGTTCACCGAGCCCTGGGTATAACGCTTGCTGCGTCCTGCATTGACGAGCGTGGTATCAATTTTTCTGGTGGTCATGAGTCGCCTTTACCGCTTCGGACTAAGCTTTCACGTTACCACGAAACAGCCAGCAGGGTTGAGACTCAATGGTGATTATCAGAGTGCATCGCAGGAAAAAAACGGCCCGCTCACGGGCCGTTTTTCTTTGCGTTACATCACGCCCATCAGGCGCGGTAACCAGAGCGAAATGGCGGGAATATAGGTAATCAGCATCAGAACGATAAACAGCATGCCGTAGAACGGTAGCATCGCCCCGACCACCTGCTCAATCTTCTGTTTACTTACCGCGCTGGCGACAAACAGTACTGTGCCGACCGGCGGCGTAATCAGTCCGATGCCGAGATTGGTCAGCATGATCATGCCGAAGTGCACCGGATCAATGCCCAGTGAGGTCGCCACCGGCAGCAATACGGGCGTGAGAATCAGAATCAGCGGCGCCATATCCATCAGCGTGCCCACCACCAGCAGCAGGATGTTGATGCACATCAGAATCACATATTTATTATCAGAGAGGCTGGTAAAGGCTTCGGTGATCATCGTCGGCAGTTGCATGAACGTCATCACCGCACCAAACCCGGCGGCGAAAGCGATCAGCACCATCACGATGGTGACGGTTTTAATGGTACGAAACAGCAGGATATGCAGCTGATTCCATTTAAAGTCGCGATAGATAAACATGGTGACGAAAAAGGCCCAGATACAGGCGATCGCCGCGGACTCTGAGGCGGTGAAAATACCGGAGAGAATCCCACCCATGATGATGACCACGGTAAACAGGCCCCAGAACGCGTCAAAGAAAATCTTCAGCGCCTGACGAAACGGAATGCGCTCGCCTTTGGGATAGCCGCGTTTGCGTGCGAACCCCAGGCACATCACCATCAGGCAGCCTCCCAGCATCAGTCCCGGCAGGATACCTGCGACAAACAGCGAAGAGATGGTGACCATGCCGCCGGTTGCCAGCGAGTAAATCACCGAGTTGTGACTGGGTGGCGTCAGCACGGCCTGAACGGAGCCGCTGGCCGTTACCGCAGCGGCAAAATCACGCGGATAGCCTTTCTCCTCCATCTGCGGGATCATCACCGAACCAATCGAAGCGGTGTCCGCGACTGACGATCCGGAGATGGCACCAAAGAAGGTCGACGCGACGATGTTAACCAGTGAGAGGCCACCGCGAATAAAGCCGACAAAGATATAGGCGAAATTGACCAGCCGCCGCGCAATCCCACCCTCCGCCATGATCGCACCCGCAAGAATAAAGAACGGGATGGTCAGCAGCGAAAATTTGTTAATGCCATTAGTTATCTGAATCACCACCGCTTCCAGGGGCAGATCGATCCACCAGGCGCCGATAAAAGCGCTCAGGCCGACCGCAAACGCGACCGGAAACCCCACCAACAGCAACACCAGCAAACTGCCTATCAAGATTAATGCATCCATCTTCTGCTCCGGATTAGTGGGTGCCGCCCAGTGTGACAATGGGTCGCTGACTTTGATCGCCGGTCAGCAATCGCTCAACAACAAACAGCAGGGTGAAGATCGCGCCAATCGGGATCGGCAGATACATTTCGCCGTAGGTCACCGCCGGCAGTGAGGCGAGCGTCTGCACCCACATCGCTTCACACAGGCTGTAACTGGCCTGGAAGATCACCAGACAGGTGAGGATCATCAGCAGATCGCAGACCCGCAGCATCAGGCGCTGGCGGGCAGGTGACAGACGATCAGTGACCATTGACACGCAGATATGTGTTCCGGCACGAAAGCCGACCGGCGCGCCGATAAAAGTGAATATGATCATGCAGATAATGGCGACCGGTTCTGGCCAGGAGAGTGCGCCGTTCATCACGTAACGGGCGAAGATGCCAACAGGAATGACCGTCACCATGATCAACAGCGCCACGGCGGCCACCAGCATGCACAGCAGATAAAGCCCATCCATCAGACGCGTATAAGCAGACATAATTAATACCTGATTAAGCACGCCACACGGCAGTGTGGCGCGGGAAGGGTTATTTCACGTCGGCGATTCGGGTCATCAGATCCTGATATTTGCCGCCGAATTGATCGCGCACCGGCTGGGTAGCCTTAACGAAGTAGTCGCGGTCGGTCTGCTGGAAGGTCACGCCGCCGGCCTTCATTTTGGCGATCGACTGTTCGGTGTAGGTCGCCCAGAGCTGACGCTCTTCATCCTGTGCCTCTTTACCGAGCTTTTTCAGCAGTGTCTGATCGTCGGGTTTCAGGCGATCCCAGGCACGTTTCGAAAACAGAATCATCTCTGGCTGAATAAAGTGGCCGGTGAGGGTGTAGTACTTCGCGACCGGCATGTAGTTGTGGGCGACAAAGGTAGGTGGGTTGTTCTCGGTGCCATCGACCACGCCGGTCTGCATCGCACTAAAGACTTCGCTGACGCCCATTGCCACCGGATTTGCGCCCATCGCTTTCAGCGTCGCCAGTGAAATGGCGCTGTTCTGCACCCGGATCTTCATACCTTTAAGATCGTCGGGTTTTGCCAGCGGCTTCTTGGTGATCATGTTGCGCTCACCGGCATCCGTCCAGCCCAGGAAGACCATGCGGGCGTTGGGATCCTTATCAAACTTGCTGGCAATCTCGCTGCCTATCTCACCATCCAGCACTTTATGCATGTGGTCGATGTCGCGAAAAACGTAGGGCAGGGTCAGCACGCTGGTTTCCGGGGCGATAGACGTGACCGGAGCCAGTGAGACGCGGATCATATCGATGGCGCCCAGTTGCACCTGTTGCAGCGTCTGGTCTTCATCACCCAGCACGCCACCGGCGTAGATCTTCATCTCCAGCCGTCCATCAGTGGCCTGTTTGAGTTTGTCGCCCATGTGTTGCAGGGCAACCACAGTGGGATAGCCGGCTGGCTGCACTTCAGCGACTTTAATCACCTGTGCCGTGGCGGTGGAACTTATCATGATTGCCGCCAGGGCACTGGCCAGGCATGTTTTTGTCAGTCTCATTATTTTGTCTCCCGCAGAGGTAGGACGGCCTGGAGTCTGGGCTAACCGCAGAGTGCCGTGTGGAGCCAGCATAGTGAAAATGCGTCTGAGTAAAATGCAGTAATGTTGATTGAATGAATGGCGTCACATTTTGAAACGTTGTTTTAATAAATTTTCATGCAGCTTCACATTTTCGAAACGTCCCTGACGGAAAGTGTGCAAAGCTGGTCAAAGCGAGGTCTGTGACCAGGGTTGGGTTTGTAAATACTAATGAGAACTACTATCAATTCGCCGCCATTTTGCTATTATTCGCGCTTGTTTCGCATCCCTGAATCAGAAGTTGGAGAAGCAGCGTGGTAGCCAGTGATTTGATGCAAACGGACCTCTCCGTTTGGGGCATGTATCAACATGCCGATATCGTGGTAAAGGTCGTCATGATTGGCCTGTTGTTGGCATCGGTCGTGACATGGGCAATCTTTTTCGGCAAATATGCTGAACTCAGCGCTGCTAAGCGCCGCCTGAAGCGTGAGCAACTGGCGCTGGGCGAAGCCCGTAGTCTTAATGACGCCGCCCGCATTGCTCAGTCGTTTACCGGTCACAGCCACAGCGTCGTGCTGCTGAACGATGCGCAGAATGAACTCGAATTGTCGGCAGGTGTGGAAGATACCAACGGCATTAAAGATCGCACCAGTTTCCGCCTTGAGCGCCGCGTGGCTGCTTTCAGCCGCCATGCAGGCCGGGGCAATGGCTTCCTGGCAACCATCGGCTCTGTCGCCCCGTTTATTGGTCTGTTCGGCACTGTCTGGGGCATCATGAACAGCTTTATCGGTATTGCGAAAACCCAGACGACGAACCTTGCGGTGGTGGCACCGGGTATCGCCGAAGCGCTGCTGGCAACGGCGGTGGGTCTGGTCGCTGCGATTCCGGCGGTGGTGATTTACAACGTCTTTGCCCGCATGATCGCTAACTACAAAGCCTCGCTGGGTGATGTTGCCGCTCAGGTGATGCTGTTGCAGAGTCGTGACATCGACCTGGGCACTGTGGCCAAAGAGGTTCCACGTCCCGCGACCGCCCAGAAACTGCGCTTAGGGTAAGCTGTTATGGCCATGCGATTAAACGACGATCTGCAAACCGACGGTGAAATGCATGAGATTAACGTGACGCCGTTTATCGACGTCATGCTGGTTCTGCTGATCATCTTTATGGTCGCCGCGCCACTGGCGACGGTCGACGTGCGCGTCAATCTGCCCGCCTCAACCAGCGCGCCGCAGCCGCGCCCGGAGAAGCCAGTTTATTTGTCTATTAAAGCGGATAAGCAGCTCTACGTCGGTAACGATCAGGTTACGCCTGACTCGCTGGTGAACGTGCTGACCAGCCAGACGCAGGGCAACAAAGAGACGACGATTTTCTTCCAGGCGGACAAGTCGGTGGATTATGAAACCCTGATGAGCGTCATGGATAAACTGCGCACGGCGGGCTATCTGAAAATCGGGCTGATGGGCATGGAAACCGTGAAGAAATAGCGAATTATCGGGCATCCTTAGAAGGCGACTATTGAGGTCGCCTTTTTTTATGCTGGCTCTCTGACCACATAAAATCGGGTCAAGCAGTGCTCAAGCCGATCACTTATGCTGCCTGATTCGGATTGTTAATTTGTTGTTACTTATGTACATAGATTTGTAAATTGCAATGGTGACTCACGTCACATTAATCCCGCTTCAGTCAGGCTAAAACGGCTAAAAAACAATAGGAAGCCGTTATGAGTCACACCCCGTCTTTACAAAAGCCGCCGAAAAGTGCTGCCCGAACTATCTTCAACGTCACCAGTGGTAACTTCCTGGAGATGTACGACTTCATGGTGTTTGGCTACTACGCGACCGCCATTTCAAAAACCTTCTTCCCGGGTGATGACCCGTTTGCTTCCCTGATGCTGACCCTGATGACCTTTGGTGCCGGCTTCCTGATGCGCCCGCTGGGGGCGATCATTTTAGGTGCCTACATCGACCATCATGGGCGCCGTAAAGGCCTGTTGCTGACGCTGGGCTTAATGGCGATTGGTACCCTGACCATTGCGGTGGTACCGGGTTACGCTACCTTAGGCGTGGCAGCACCGATTCTGATTCTGCTGGGGCGTCTGTTGCAGGGCTTCTCGGCGGGGGTTGAGCTGGGTGGCGTATCGGTCTATCTGGCCGAAGTTGCACCCAAAGGACGTAAAGGCTTCTTCGTGAGCTGGCAGTCGGGCAGTCAGCAGATTGCGGTGATCTTTGCTGCCCTGCTGGGCCTGATGCTGAATCATCTGCTGGCGAAAGAAGCGGTAACGGAGTGGGGCTGGCGTATCCCGTTTGTGGTTGGCTGTCTGATTGTGCCGTTCCTGTTCTATATCCGCCGGATGCTGGAAGAGACTGAAGCGTTCAGTAAACGTAAACATCACCCGAGCATGACGGAAATCATGCGGTCGGTCGCCAGCAACTGGGCGCTGGTGCTGGCGGGCATGCTGATGGTGGTCACCACCACGGTGATGTTCTACATGATCACCGCTTTTACGCCGACCTTTGGCAAAACTGTATTGATGATGAGCGACAAGCAGGCGTTTCTGGTGACGCTCTGTGTGGGTGTTTCCAACCTCTTCTGGCTGCCGCTGATGGGTACGCTGTCGGACCGCGTGGGACGACGTCCGCTGCTGATTATTTTTACCCTGCTGATGATTGCCACCACCTGGCCGGTGCTTCACTGGATGGTGGGATCGGCCAGCTTCGCTCACCTGCTGGAAGCTGAGCTGTGGCTGTCGTTTCTCTATGCCAGTTATAACGGTGCGATGGTGGTTTATCTGGCAGAAATTATGCCTGCTGAAGTGCGC is a genomic window containing:
- a CDS encoding MFS transporter; the encoded protein is MSHTPSLQKPPKSAARTIFNVTSGNFLEMYDFMVFGYYATAISKTFFPGDDPFASLMLTLMTFGAGFLMRPLGAIILGAYIDHHGRRKGLLLTLGLMAIGTLTIAVVPGYATLGVAAPILILLGRLLQGFSAGVELGGVSVYLAEVAPKGRKGFFVSWQSGSQQIAVIFAALLGLMLNHLLAKEAVTEWGWRIPFVVGCLIVPFLFYIRRMLEETEAFSKRKHHPSMTEIMRSVASNWALVLAGMLMVVTTTVMFYMITAFTPTFGKTVLMMSDKQAFLVTLCVGVSNLFWLPLMGTLSDRVGRRPLLIIFTLLMIATTWPVLHWMVGSASFAHLLEAELWLSFLYASYNGAMVVYLAEIMPAEVRAAGFSMAYSLATALFGGFTPAISSYLIHATGDKAMPGVWLTFAAVCGLIGTLLIGRMVKQYQRRHSATTTVSASL
- a CDS encoding TRAP transporter small permease, which gives rise to MSAYTRLMDGLYLLCMLVAAVALLIMVTVIPVGIFARYVMNGALSWPEPVAIICMIIFTFIGAPVGFRAGTHICVSMVTDRLSPARQRLMLRVCDLLMILTCLVIFQASYSLCEAMWVQTLASLPAVTYGEMYLPIPIGAIFTLLFVVERLLTGDQSQRPIVTLGGTH
- the exbB gene encoding tol-pal system-associated acyl-CoA thioesterase, giving the protein MQTDLSVWGMYQHADIVVKVVMIGLLLASVVTWAIFFGKYAELSAAKRRLKREQLALGEARSLNDAARIAQSFTGHSHSVVLLNDAQNELELSAGVEDTNGIKDRTSFRLERRVAAFSRHAGRGNGFLATIGSVAPFIGLFGTVWGIMNSFIGIAKTQTTNLAVVAPGIAEALLATAVGLVAAIPAVVIYNVFARMIANYKASLGDVAAQVMLLQSRDIDLGTVAKEVPRPATAQKLRLG
- the exbD gene encoding TonB system transport protein ExbD, whose translation is MAMRLNDDLQTDGEMHEINVTPFIDVMLVLLIIFMVAAPLATVDVRVNLPASTSAPQPRPEKPVYLSIKADKQLYVGNDQVTPDSLVNVLTSQTQGNKETTIFFQADKSVDYETLMSVMDKLRTAGYLKIGLMGMETVKK
- a CDS encoding TRAP transporter large permease; this encodes MDALILIGSLLVLLLVGFPVAFAVGLSAFIGAWWIDLPLEAVVIQITNGINKFSLLTIPFFILAGAIMAEGGIARRLVNFAYIFVGFIRGGLSLVNIVASTFFGAISGSSVADTASIGSVMIPQMEEKGYPRDFAAAVTASGSVQAVLTPPSHNSVIYSLATGGMVTISSLFVAGILPGLMLGGCLMVMCLGFARKRGYPKGERIPFRQALKIFFDAFWGLFTVVIIMGGILSGIFTASESAAIACIWAFFVTMFIYRDFKWNQLHILLFRTIKTVTIVMVLIAFAAGFGAVMTFMQLPTMITEAFTSLSDNKYVILMCINILLLVVGTLMDMAPLILILTPVLLPVATSLGIDPVHFGMIMLTNLGIGLITPPVGTVLFVASAVSKQKIEQVVGAMLPFYGMLFIVLMLITYIPAISLWLPRLMGVM
- a CDS encoding TRAP transporter substrate-binding protein; this encodes MRLTKTCLASALAAIMISSTATAQVIKVAEVQPAGYPTVVALQHMGDKLKQATDGRLEMKIYAGGVLGDEDQTLQQVQLGAIDMIRVSLAPVTSIAPETSVLTLPYVFRDIDHMHKVLDGEIGSEIASKFDKDPNARMVFLGWTDAGERNMITKKPLAKPDDLKGMKIRVQNSAISLATLKAMGANPVAMGVSEVFSAMQTGVVDGTENNPPTFVAHNYMPVAKYYTLTGHFIQPEMILFSKRAWDRLKPDDQTLLKKLGKEAQDEERQLWATYTEQSIAKMKAGGVTFQQTDRDYFVKATQPVRDQFGGKYQDLMTRIADVK
- the metC gene encoding cystathionine beta-lyase gives rise to the protein MTTRKIDTTLVNAGRSKRYTQGSVNSVIQRASSLVFDTVAEKKRATAGRAKGELFYGRRGTLTHFALQDAMTELEGGAGCVLYPCGAAAVANAILAFVEAGDHVLMSGAVYEPTQDFCTKILAKLQVSTGWFDHCIGSEIGELVQSNTRIVFLESPASITMEVQDIPAIVADVRAKAPEAIIMIDNTWAAGILFNALAHGIDISIQAGTKYLIGHSDAMIGTAVANARCIDQLRENSYLMGQMADADTAYMASRGLRTLGTRLRQHEESAIQVAEWLAARPEVARVNHPALAQSKGHEFWKRDFNGSSGLFSFILQEKLDAPQLAEYLDHFHHFSMAYSWGGYESLILANQPEELAEIRPAGGVDFTGTLVRLHIGLEHVDDLLADLEAGFSRLTR